TGTGCCGGGGCAGTGCCGGTATGGGACGCTGACATTCCTGAGTGGGGGCAACGTTGGGATGGTCTCGGATATCGACGATCATCGGCGAGATGGCGGGGCGGTGACGGTTTCGCTGTGGCTGCCGCCGGCTTTGCCGATCGTGGTCGGGGATACGTTCGTGGCGACGGTGGGGTGCGACAAGAGCTTTGCCACCTGTCGGGCACGGTTTTCGAACGGGCTCAATTTTCGCGGCTTTCCGCATATGCCCGGCGGCGACTTTGCCTTCGGCTATGCGGATGGGGATACGGTTCATGACGGGCGGCCGCTTTATGAATGAGGGGGGCGGGGCCGCAAGCCCGGAACCAGTCGGCCCCGTCATCCGGCCCTTCGGGCCACCTTTTCCCCGCGGGGGAGAAGAGAGAGCAAGCGGCCCGGACTGTGATGTTGGGCGTGAGGTGATCGAGGCGGCGCAGCGCTGGATCGGGACGCCGTATCGGCATCAGGCGAGCGCCCGGGGGATCGGCTGCGATTGTCTGGGGCTGGTGCGCGGGGTGTGGCGGGATCTTTATGGCGACGAGCCGGAGATGCCGCCGCCCTATCAGCCCGACTGGGCGGAGCGGGGCGGCGAGGAGCGGCTGATGGCGGCGGCGTTGCGGCATTTCGGGGCGGCGGTGCCGGTGAGCGAAATGCGGGTGGGGGATCTGCTGCTGTTTCGGTGGCGGGCGGAGATGCCGGCGAAACATGCGGGCATCCTCGCCGATGGTGGGCGGTTTATCCACGCTTATGAGCAGGCCGCCGTGATCGAATCCGCGCTCGTGCCTTCGTGGCGGTGGCGGATTGCGGCGGTGTTTCGGTTTCCGGAGAAGGGATAGAATCCATGGCGACGATCCTTCTGCAGGCGGCGGGCGCGGCTCTT
This genomic stretch from Pararhizobium capsulatum DSM 1112 harbors:
- a CDS encoding NlpC/P60 family protein — encoded protein: MIEAAQRWIGTPYRHQASARGIGCDCLGLVRGVWRDLYGDEPEMPPPYQPDWAERGGEERLMAAALRHFGAAVPVSEMRVGDLLLFRWRAEMPAKHAGILADGGRFIHAYEQAAVIESALVPSWRWRIAAVFRFPEKG